The Conger conger chromosome 15, fConCon1.1, whole genome shotgun sequence genome contains a region encoding:
- the rep15 gene encoding rab15 effector protein has protein sequence MGQLIAKARSTTGALRNLLRIRKVGPLDSTVLFGASILLAATRTKEYLLFQDPENKFVPSPSTLDEIFLMNYISQSVLLQITDTVNCTAMTKEQKILLGTDWVWAVIEEPNKNPKIQVAVQVLHPSDVAEEGEEESPPEAFTEAMEMAHMESADKTKAERMIEFCSSIGQDCYALFLFLGRQSDPGNIYGVLSNNFHAAVGKCARIDPAFIENFFKGSKSFSTPAGMLETIMQRTQDEPLTLTIKFT, from the coding sequence ATGGGACAATTAATAGCCAAAGCACGGAGTACAACCGGCGCACTCAGAAACCTCCTAAGGATAAGGAAAGTGGGCCCTCTGGACTCCACTGTCCTCTTCGGGGCCAGCATCCTGCTGGCAGCTACCCGGACCAAGGAGTACCTGCTGTTTCAGGACCCTGAGAATAAGTTTGTCCCCAGCCCTAGCACCCTGGATGAGATCTTCCTGATGAACTACATCTCCCAGAGTGTGCTGCTGCAGATCACCGACACGGTAAACTGCACCGCCATGACCAAAGAGCAGAAGATCTTGCTGGGCACCGACTGGGTGTGGGCGGTCATCGAAGAGCCGAACAAGAACCCCAAGATCCAGGTGGCTGTGCAGGTCCTGCACCCATCAGACGTGGCagaggagggagaagaagaaTCCCCCCCGGAGGCTTTCACCGAGGCCATGGAGATGGCCCACATGGAGTCGGCCGACAAGACCAAGGCCGAACGGATGATCGAGTTCTGCTCCTCCATCGGCCAGGACTGCTAcgccctcttcctcttcttagGCCGCCAGAGCGACCCCGGGAACATCTACGGTGTGCTCAGTAACAACTTCCACGCTGCCGTCGGTAAGTGTGCCAGGATCGACCCGGCTTTCATCGAGAACTTCTTCAAGGGGTCAAAGTCGTTCTCCACGCCGGCTGGCATGCTGGAGACCATCATGCAGAGGACACAAGACGAGCCTCTGACACTGACCATCAAGTTTACTTGA